GGTTCAAAATTATAAGAATTTGTACTAACTACATGCCCAACCACATAACCTCTAACTGTTTTTCCTGTTCCTGTATTATTCGCTATTGCTTGAGCAACAGTTAAATATGAGGAAACAGGTGGAGGTGGTACTGGACCGGTTTTTGTCTCAACAGTAATTCTTTGACCTTCTACATAGTCAATCGCACTAGTTTGTGCTTTTACGTAATCAACAACACTTTGCCATACCTTACCGTTTTCACTAACTACATCAGAACCTAAACCATAAAACGAAGTCCCATGCATGTAGTTGTTATAAGCTACTGTATAAACTGCATTCTTATCAAAGGCAGTTCCATCAGCTAGTGTCATTTCAATTCCGCTATATTTAGGAGTAGCTTCTCCACTTTCAACAAGTTTGTATTTCAATCCAGAAACTTGAAGATCGACGCGTTTGTGGTGATTAGATTGTGAAAGGATAACTTTTTCAATTTCTTCACCTTTTGCCTTTACTACGACAATCTCATTACCAAATTGATCTAAACTTTCAATTTGTTTGTCTGTAATATTACCAGCAGGAATTTCTCCATTTACAGATGAAGCATTTAAAATACCAATTTGAGCATTTCCTTTTACACGGATTGCATCAGTATAAAGATTTCCTAAACCAGTATCGGCTTTATCTTTATTTTGAGAGAATAAGCCATTTGTCGTTGAACCGATAACTGTTCCTGGCATTGGAGCATTTGTATCTACAACTACTTTAATACGTCCTTCAGTTCTATAATCGATTGCTTTTCCTTCAGCTGTTAATTTTTCAGCAAACTGAATCATAGAGTCTGTCATAAACCCTACTAGGCCTGCAGTAACCTCACCGACGAAATTATATCCTGAACCACCAGTTCCAATATAATCTCCAACAGCTACCTTGTAAGTTCCAGTTGGGTTAATTGGCTGACCCTCGATAAATAAATCTGCATCTAAATATCCACCAGCTGCATTCGTTTTGATTGTGTAATGCAACCCAGATGTTTGTAGGTCAATACGATTACGGTTAGATCTTGTGTAAGAGTAGTGGATAACATCCTTTAACGCTGCTCCAGTCATTTCAATGACCATAATTTCATTAGCAAAAGGCTCTACTGTATAGATATCACGTTTCGTGATATCTCCAGCCTTAATATCAGCACGAAGCCCGCCGCCGTTAGTTAGTGCAACGTCAGCTCCAGTAAAATCACGCATAGCGTCTGTCCAGAAGTTACCAAGGGGAACATCTGCATTTCCAGATCGACTTAGACCTGTATTTGAAAAACCAATTTTCACGCCAAGTAACTCTTCACTTTCAGCGTTATATTGGTCGATTAATGATTGAATTTCCGTGTCAGTTTCAGTTAGAGCTGCAACTGGCTGTAAATGACCATTTACACTTACTACATCTTTTGTGATTCTATCAATTTCTATTGTTAAGTTACCTACACTCGTAAGGTTACCACCTGTTTGAGCAATCGGAGTACCTGTATCCTTATTTGGTGCACTTAGTGCTGTATGAGAATGGGCACCAATAATAACATCAAATAAACCTGGGAAGTCCTGTGCTAGTTTACGATCATCAGAATAACCAATATGTGTTAATGCGATAAATACGTCAACTTCTTCTTTTAAATGTTTGTATTTGTTAACTGTAGCATTGTAAGGATGGAACTCAATTCCCACAACACCAGCTGGAGCAGTTGCTGGAGGAGTTTGTGTCAATGTTAAAATTCCAACAGTGAATTCGCCCATGCTCTTTTTAATAAAAGGCTCAGGTTGTTTAATAGGAATTGAAGAATTTACCACTTCCATGTTTGCACTTAACCATGGGAAATTTGATAATTCTTCATTAGCTGCAAAAGCTGTTTGTCCATAATCAAATTCATGATTACCAATAGTCATAGCATCAACATTCATTTTATTTAAGATTTCAACAATAGGTTTACCATGCTGTAAATCTACTACTGGATTTCCACTAAAGATATCCCCTGCATCTAGATAAAGAGAATATAGTGAATTGCTGCGTACTGAGTTTATGTAGGCTGCAGCTTTGCCTAACCCGTCAATCTTAGAGTGGATGTCATTTGTATGAAGTACTTTTAAAATATAATTATCGTTATCTGTTGCGGAAGCTTTTCCAACCGGAAAAACGAAGAACTGCGAGAATAAAAGGATAAAGACTAAGAACATTGAAACATGTCTTTTGTGCCTCTGGAATAACATATACTTCCTCCTAAATAATTAAATTTTACGACTATAACTACTTTAAAGCTTTTGGAAACTACTTTCCTCTCACTCTCCTCTAGAAGACTACTAATAAGAAAAGGGTAAACACATCCATATTTTTCTATATGTAGGAGGTCTAACCTTTAAAGTCTATCCGAGAAAATTATATCACAGTGTCTTATTTTTAAACACCTAAGATTTTGAAATTTCGACATAATTTTAACTTTTCTTTACAATTTCTTAAAAAAAGACTTGCATTATTAAATAGCCCCATGAACCCTTATACTATAAGGGTTTTTATCATAATTTTCTGTGTCTTACTTCTGCGTAAGTTGGAAAGTTTGGTAGATTCCGATACTGTAATTTTCAACGGGCATATTACACCTTCATTTCACTGTAAATTCACAGTTTGTGATGAGTAGGTATAGGCAAGATAACTTGCGTCAAACATCTAAATGAACGTTAGAAAGCCAATCCATCGTTGATGAACTGGCTTTTCGCTTAATTCCAAGGCAACTAATTATGAATATCTTGATTAGATGTTAACGTTAATTGCTTTTTTATATCCCTAGACTAAATATTAGTAGTAACATAACTAACCCGGGCGTTGAATTTAAGAGAACATCCATTAACCTTGACCCGCAATGAAATACTGGTTCAATTCATCACCAAAGCCAACAATAGTTTTCAGTAGCCACGAACAAAAGTATCGGTTGGATGATTTGAGTTTCGTATAGTTCAAAAAGAAAAGCAAACATATCAATCGAATAGACAAAACATGTCCCGCTTTCCTTGCGTAAAACTCCATTTCCTTACCTCCAAGTGATCAATTCAGAACATACAAGTGTCATTACTTATAAAGGTCAGCAGTACGATGCAATCATGCAAGTAGGTGGCATTGTTGATAATGGCAAAGCAAATGGTGAATATGTTATTTATCTTTTCGATTTAGATGACTATGAAAACGAGCTTTTTACTTTGGAAGGTGAATTCTCTAATATCACTTACGACCGTAACCTAAAAACAAATATCCAAGTTCTTATAGATACCAATCACAGCAACTAATGCTGGATTCAAAAAAGAGCATGAATTCATGCTCTTTTTCTAATATTTTTCGGGGTGTCACTGTGACAACAACAACCGTTTTTCAAAGTATTTGCTGCCGTTTTCTACTTTTTCCTCAAAGCCCATTTTTCTTAAATAATCTATATGCTCAACGGTTGATGAGTAGCTAATTAACCTTTTATATCCTTTGTCTAAAAAGAGACCTTTGCTGTCTTCGTAGATAAAGCTGCCAATTTTAAAATCTCGATATTCTGGAATAACAAAGTCAAGTACTACCTCTAGAGTGTTTTCATCGTGTTTAGAACCTAAAAACACACCTGCGGGCACCATGTTTCGTAAAACATAAAAGCTAACTTCGTATGTGTTTGCTTCTAACTTAGAAGGGTCTGCAAACTTTTTTAATCCTTCTTTATAGTAATTTAAAAAATGTTTAAGGTACTCGGAATCCTTTTCAATTGAGAGTATTTTAAAGTATTCTTTCTTAGCACTCCCACGATATATTTTCACAAGATAATATATATTAATAATGGCGATACCTAAGTTCATAAACCCTACCGGTAAAGCACCTATTAAAAATCCATATAGCGAAAATAAACTTGATCCTATTAAATTAATCCATCTAAGCTTAATAATTGAACTCATTAATAAAGAAATAAGCACAATAAGGGAAGCTAAATACCCTAACCATTCTAACCAATTAGCATCCATTTTCTTAAATCCCCTTTCAAATGTTAAAAAGCAATTTTTACATAGTATAAACTAAGTATAATTTATAGTAGTTTGTGAAGACCGTTAGACGTTCATACATCCTATATTAAATGATTATTCGTCTTGACTGACTATTTCGTCCTTGCAAGTAAGAAAGGTCTATCCAATGCAAAAAACATGCAACTCGCATGTTTCCCACATAAGCTTTGACATTTTTATCTTAAATCTTCTGGCATAAAAGCACCTGGAAGTAGCTCAGATACCGTTACTTCTTTTGTATCGCCTTTTAGGTTAGAAAGATAAATTTTCATATCTGGATTACATAATTCTGCGATCACTTGACGGCAAGCTCCACATGGTGGAACTGGACGTTCAGTGTCAGCAATCACTGCTAAAGCAGTAAATTCTGTTTTCCCTTCGGAATAAGCCTTAAACAATGCTGTTCTTTCACCGCAGTTGCACATGCTATATGCTGCATTTTCAATATTACAACCATGGATTATCTCTCCAGATTTAGTTAAGAGAGCTGCACCAACTTTAAATTTTGAGTAAGGAACATATGCCATCTCTCTTGCTTTTTTCGCTTCGTTAATAAGCATTTCTTTTTCCATTTTCATCACCCTCAGCGCCAAAAATATAGTAACTTGCCAAACTTTGGTTTACGTTGTGCTTTGCATTCATTTGCTAAAAATATTAATAATCCGATGTCGATGTCTCGCCGTTGACAATTGAAACTCCAGAACTAGCACCAATCCTAGTAGCCCCTGCATCGATCATTGCTTTTGCGTCCGCCAAGCTTCTCACTCCACCAGATGCTTTTACTCCGATTTCAGGTCCGACAGTTTTTCTCATTAATTCAATATCAGCAACAGTTGCTCCCCCAGTTGAAAAACCAGTCGACGTTTTCACGAAATCCGCTCCTGCTTTTACAGCCAAACGACAAGCACGTTCTTTTTCTTCGTCAGTTAAAAGACACGTTTCGATGATTACCTTTGTTAGTGCTTTTCCCTTTGCAGCTTCTACAACCGAAAGGATATCGTGCTCGACTAATTCATCATCCCCAGCTTTTAAAGCAGCCACATTAATAACCATATCGACCTCTGTTGCCCCTTTACGAATTGCATCAGTTGTCTCAAACGCTTTTGTTTCAGGGGTATTGGCACCTAATGGAAAACCAATAACGGTACAAACATCTACACCACTATCCTTAAGCAATTTTGCTGCCGTCTCCACCCATGTTGGATTTACACAAACAGATGCAAACTGAAATTGTTTGGCTTCTGAACATAACGTTTCAATTTGTTCCTTCGTTGTATCGGCTTTTAAAGCTGTATGATCAATCATCTTTGCAATATTCATAGATAATATCTCCCTTCTTTTATGACAAAATTTCTTGATAAATCAATACTGGAGCTTTTACTTCTTCATCAACGATTGAATACGCTCCTAAAATTCGTTTCGCTACATCTTCAACATCTTCTGAATTACTGTGTATGGTTACAAGCGACTCGCCTGCATGTACAAAGTCACCGACTTTTTTGTTTAACATTAGACCTACCGCTAAATCAATTACAGAGTCTTTTGTTGCACGTCCTGCTCCAAGAAGCATCGCTGCTACACCAATTTGATCGGCAATGATTTCTTTCACATAACCTGAATTTTTCGCTTTTACTTCGATCTTATAAGTTGCTGTTGGAAGTTTTGTTGGATCGTCTACAACCGATGCATCTCCACCTTGCGAAGCTAAAAACAACTTAAAGGTTTCTAACGCTTGACCATTTTCGATAACATCTAATAACATTTTCCTAGCCTCATGAACTGTATCGGCCTTTTTCGCCAAAACCACCATATGACTACCTAACGTTAAACACAATTGCTGTAAATCTTGAGGTCCCTTGCCTTGTAATGTATCAATCGCTTCTTTAACCTCTAATGCATTACCAACAGCTAATCCGAGAGGTTGACTCATATCAGAAATTACTGCCATCGTCTTACGACCAACGCCGTTACCAATACTGACCATTGCTTTAGCTAATTCAATCGATTCATCGAGGCTTTTCATAAACGCACCATTGCCTGTTTTCACATCTAGGACAATTGCATCAGCCCCTGATGCAATTTTTTTACTCATAATCGAACTTGCAATAAGCGGAATTGAATTCACTGTAGCAGTCACATCACGTAAACCATATAATTTTTTGTCTGCTGGTGTTAAATCCATACTCTGACCGATAACTGCAAGTTTGTTTTCATTGACAAGCTTAACAAACTCATCATTTGTGATTTCAACATGGAAGCCAGGAACCGCTTCAAGCTTGTCAATCGTACCACCTGTGTGACCTAATCCTCTACCAGACATTTTAGCCACAGGAACACCAACTGCTGCAACGAGTGGAGCAAGTACAAGTGTCGTTGTGTCACCAACCCCACCTGTACTATGTTTATCGACTTTCATACCATGGATCGCTGTTAAATCAATTTGATCTCCCGATTGAACGATTGCTTCTGTTAAAAAGACACGTTCAGCTTCCGTCATTCCTTGAAAATAAATGGCCATTGCTAAAGCCGATACTTGGTATTCTGGAATTTCTTCTTTCGTATACCCCTCGATAAAAAAGTTAATTTCAGCTTTTGTTAATTCATGTCCGTCGCGTTTCTTTTCAATAATATCTACCATTCTCATGCGCGAAGTCCCCCATTTAGTTTAAAATAACATTCCTGCAATCGATGCACTTAGCAGAGATGCTAACATACCTGCTAATACTGCTTTCACACCTAGTCTAGCAATGTCATGTCGTCGATTTGGAGCAAGGTTACCAAGCCCTCCAAGTAAAATACCCATTGATGAAACGTTCGCAAAACCACAAAGAGCAAAACTAATGACCACTACTGCTTTCGGTGAAAGCTCGGCAATTTGTGGGGCAAATGATGCGTATGCTACAAATTCATTTAAGATTAATTTCTGTCCGATAAAACCACCAGCTTGAACTGCTTCAGCCCATGGTACCCCGATCGCAAAAGCGATAGGCGCAAATAATACTCCAAGGATCATCTCCATTGTTAACCCTTCAAATCCGAACAAACTGCCAGCTGCTCCTAATAAACCATTTATCAATGCAATTAAGGCAATAAATGCAAGTAACATCGCACCAATGTTTAAAGCTAATTGAAGACCAGTGCTCGCTCCTCGTGCCGCTGCATCGATAACATTTGTTGATTCAGTATCTTTTTCTAGTTGTAAGTCGTCTGACGTCTGTGAACGTTCTGTTTCTGGTATCATGATCTTTGCGATGATTAACCCTGCTGGCGCTGCCATGAAACTCGCAGCTAATAAATACTCTAAAGGAACACCCAATAAAGAATATCCAATTAACACTGAACCTGCAACCGATGCCAATCCACCAGTCATAACTGCAAAAAGCTCTGAATTTGTCATTTTTGCTAAATAAGGTCTTACTACTAATGGTGCCTCTGTTTGTCCAACAAAAATGTTTGCCGCAGCTGAAAGTGACTCCGCTTTACTTGTTCCTAATAGCTTCGAAAGTCCTCCACCTAAAAACTTAATAACAATCTGCATAACACCTAAATAATAAAGAACTGAAATTAGCGCCGAGAAAAAGATAACGACCGGTAATACTTGAAAGGCAAAGATAAATCCTACATTATCTGCTACAAATACTCCACCAAATAAAAAGTTAATTCCTTCATTTGCGTAGTTAACGATTTCATTAACTCCTAATGCAAGTTGCTTTAGTTTTTCTTTTCCAAATTCCCACTTTAAAACGATGAACCCAAATAAAATCTGAATAGCTAATCCACCGAAAATTGTTCTCGGTTTAATTGCTTTACGATTACTTGAAAATAAGAATGCAATTAAGAATACTGTTGTAATACCAAAAATACCCCATAAAAAGTTCATGTTTAACACCTCAGATGTTTAATAGATTAATAGAAAAATTTGTTTGATCATGATCAGTACATTGATAATATAACAGAGCTCGGGAACATTTGTAAACGCTTTATTGAACATTTGTAAAAATATTTGATTAGAAGTTCATCCTTTCGACAAAAACCTACACCACACTTCATGAAAACTATAAAAAGTACTCCTGTTTCTTTACATTTGTAAAATGTTTTTTTTACAAATAATAAAAAAACTCACCATCTAGGTAAGTTTTTTATTGCTTATCAAGCAAAAACTTTGCAGTATATTGATCAGTTACAAGGACATTTGCATAGTTTCCTTTTAATGCCCCGTAAATCCCCTCAATTTTAGCAGCTCCACCAGCGACTAAGATCGAATGTTCTTTCTTTTTTAATTCATCAAGCTCGATGCCCAATGTACGAGCATTTAAGTGTTCGTTGCAAATATTCCCTTCTTTATCAAAAAAACGCGAGCAAATATCACCAACGGCACTAGATCTGATACTTTTTATATCTTCCTCTGTAAAATAGCCTAGTTTAAATAACAACGATTCAGACTTGATCGGTCCAATTGTATAAACAGCTATATTTGCTTGTTTGCCAAGTTCTAAAATTCGTTTAATATGGCGGTCTGCCTCCATGGCTTGCTTAACAACGACATGATCTACAATAGCTGGTAGCGGTAAATGTTGCGGCGCGGAGTCGAATGCCTTACCAAAAAGATACAAAATTTCATTCATATGAGTATTAGTTTCAGAATGACTAACTCCGCCTTTTAATTGAACAACTTTTACATCTTTTAATGCTTTTTTCTTTAACTCAACTGCTGTATGATACAGCGTCGTTCCCCAAGTAACGCCTACAATATCTCCATCCGTTACAATTTCATATAAGAAATTAGCGCAGGCTTCACCAATATACGTTTTAATGACATGATCTTCATATTGAGGGATCTGAGTAACAATTGCCTTTTTCAAATTGAACTTTTGTTCAAGTTTGTTAGCTATCTGTTCGACATCCTCAGTAGGATCAATAATTTTAATTTGAACAATCCCTTCTTCTTTTGCAGTTTGAA
This portion of the Anaerobacillus alkaliphilus genome encodes:
- a CDS encoding sugar-binding transcriptional regulator: MENDKLLKVIEAAKLYYLLDYNQSDIAKELGVSRPTVSRLLQTAKEEGIVQIKIIDPTEDVEQIANKLEQKFNLKKAIVTQIPQYEDHVIKTYIGEACANFLYEIVTDGDIVGVTWGTTLYHTAVELKKKALKDVKVVQLKGGVSHSETNTHMNEILYLFGKAFDSAPQHLPLPAIVDHVVVKQAMEADRHIKRILELGKQANIAVYTIGPIKSESLLFKLGYFTEEDIKSIRSSAVGDICSRFFDKEGNICNEHLNARTLGIELDELKKKEHSILVAGGAAKIEGIYGALKGNYANVLVTDQYTAKFLLDKQ
- a CDS encoding YgjV family protein, with the protein product MDANWLEWLGYLASLIVLISLLMSSIIKLRWINLIGSSLFSLYGFLIGALPVGFMNLGIAIINIYYLVKIYRGSAKKEYFKILSIEKDSEYLKHFLNYYKEGLKKFADPSKLEANTYEVSFYVLRNMVPAGVFLGSKHDENTLEVVLDFVIPEYRDFKIGSFIYEDSKGLFLDKGYKRLISYSSTVEHIDYLRKMGFEEKVENGSKYFEKRLLLSQ
- a CDS encoding NupC/NupG family nucleoside CNT transporter; translation: MNFLWGIFGITTVFLIAFLFSSNRKAIKPRTIFGGLAIQILFGFIVLKWEFGKEKLKQLALGVNEIVNYANEGINFLFGGVFVADNVGFIFAFQVLPVVIFFSALISVLYYLGVMQIVIKFLGGGLSKLLGTSKAESLSAAANIFVGQTEAPLVVRPYLAKMTNSELFAVMTGGLASVAGSVLIGYSLLGVPLEYLLAASFMAAPAGLIIAKIMIPETERSQTSDDLQLEKDTESTNVIDAAARGASTGLQLALNIGAMLLAFIALIALINGLLGAAGSLFGFEGLTMEMILGVLFAPIAFAIGVPWAEAVQAGGFIGQKLILNEFVAYASFAPQIAELSPKAVVVISFALCGFANVSSMGILLGGLGNLAPNRRHDIARLGVKAVLAGMLASLLSASIAGMLF
- a CDS encoding 5'-nucleotidase C-terminal domain-containing protein gives rise to the protein MLFQRHKRHVSMFLVFILLFSQFFVFPVGKASATDNDNYILKVLHTNDIHSKIDGLGKAAAYINSVRSNSLYSLYLDAGDIFSGNPVVDLQHGKPIVEILNKMNVDAMTIGNHEFDYGQTAFAANEELSNFPWLSANMEVVNSSIPIKQPEPFIKKSMGEFTVGILTLTQTPPATAPAGVVGIEFHPYNATVNKYKHLKEEVDVFIALTHIGYSDDRKLAQDFPGLFDVIIGAHSHTALSAPNKDTGTPIAQTGGNLTSVGNLTIEIDRITKDVVSVNGHLQPVAALTETDTEIQSLIDQYNAESEELLGVKIGFSNTGLSRSGNADVPLGNFWTDAMRDFTGADVALTNGGGLRADIKAGDITKRDIYTVEPFANEIMVIEMTGAALKDVIHYSYTRSNRNRIDLQTSGLHYTIKTNAAGGYLDADLFIEGQPINPTGTYKVAVGDYIGTGGSGYNFVGEVTAGLVGFMTDSMIQFAEKLTAEGKAIDYRTEGRIKVVVDTNAPMPGTVIGSTTNGLFSQNKDKADTGLGNLYTDAIRVKGNAQIGILNASSVNGEIPAGNITDKQIESLDQFGNEIVVVKAKGEEIEKVILSQSNHHKRVDLQVSGLKYKLVESGEATPKYSGIEMTLADGTAFDKNAVYTVAYNNYMHGTSFYGLGSDVVSENGKVWQSVVDYVKAQTSAIDYVEGQRITVETKTGPVPPPPVSSYLTVAQAIANNTGTGKTVRGYVVGHVVSTNSYNFEPEFKDDFNLLLADNPNERDVSKLLPVQIATAFRGEYGLKTNPKLIGELIEVTGSLEAYFTRPGLRTPTAFAKIAKPEPTTHELVIMGTTDIHAHIMPYDYMADAVDQKFGLAKVYTLVQQLRAKHNNTLLVDN
- a CDS encoding VanZ family protein; the protein is MEFYARKAGHVLSIRLICLLFFLNYTKLKSSNRYFCSWLLKTIVGFGDELNQYFIAGQG
- the deoC gene encoding deoxyribose-phosphate aldolase encodes the protein MNIAKMIDHTALKADTTKEQIETLCSEAKQFQFASVCVNPTWVETAAKLLKDSGVDVCTVIGFPLGANTPETKAFETTDAIRKGATEVDMVINVAALKAGDDELVEHDILSVVEAAKGKALTKVIIETCLLTDEEKERACRLAVKAGADFVKTSTGFSTGGATVADIELMRKTVGPEIGVKASGGVRSLADAKAMIDAGATRIGASSGVSIVNGETSTSDY
- a CDS encoding pyrimidine-nucleoside phosphorylase, which translates into the protein MRMVDIIEKKRDGHELTKAEINFFIEGYTKEEIPEYQVSALAMAIYFQGMTEAERVFLTEAIVQSGDQIDLTAIHGMKVDKHSTGGVGDTTTLVLAPLVAAVGVPVAKMSGRGLGHTGGTIDKLEAVPGFHVEITNDEFVKLVNENKLAVIGQSMDLTPADKKLYGLRDVTATVNSIPLIASSIMSKKIASGADAIVLDVKTGNGAFMKSLDESIELAKAMVSIGNGVGRKTMAVISDMSQPLGLAVGNALEVKEAIDTLQGKGPQDLQQLCLTLGSHMVVLAKKADTVHEARKMLLDVIENGQALETFKLFLASQGGDASVVDDPTKLPTATYKIEVKAKNSGYVKEIIADQIGVAAMLLGAGRATKDSVIDLAVGLMLNKKVGDFVHAGESLVTIHSNSEDVEDVAKRILGAYSIVDEEVKAPVLIYQEILS
- a CDS encoding cytidine deaminase; translation: MEKEMLINEAKKAREMAYVPYSKFKVGAALLTKSGEIIHGCNIENAAYSMCNCGERTALFKAYSEGKTEFTALAVIADTERPVPPCGACRQVIAELCNPDMKIYLSNLKGDTKEVTVSELLPGAFMPEDLR